The following are from one region of the Myotis daubentonii chromosome 2, mMyoDau2.1, whole genome shotgun sequence genome:
- the LOC132227291 gene encoding taste receptor type 2 member 42-like, with the protein MPSGAESLFLVAAMGEFIAGMLGNGFIVLVNCNDWVKSQKLSAADCILTSLALSRITLLWISLADSFLMVLWPHFYAIDKLAKLIGVLWILCNHLATWFATCLSIFYFFKIANFSHPCFAWLRWRIGKMLLVLLLGSLFFLSLKLVLIVSFNGFWIKVYNIHERNSTWSPGVSETLYLNSLIVSNIIYLIPFLLSLSSLLLLSLSLMRHTRNVRMNSSSSDFRTEAHKKAMKIVLSFLLLFILHFSSFVLTGWCFLIVQKEQANLAVMLTWSIFPSGHSFILILGNSKLRQTALGLLWHLNCHLKKGGT; encoded by the coding sequence ATGCCATCTGGAGCTGAAAGTCTTTTCCTGGTAGCTGCAATGGGAGAATTCATAGCTGGAATGTTGGGGAATGGGTTCATTGTACTAGTTAATTGCAATGACTGGGTGAAGAGTCAAAAACTCTCAGCAGCTGACTGCATCCTCACCAGCCTGGCTCTCTCCAGAATCACTCTTCTTTGGATATCACTAGCTGACTCATTTCTAATGGTGTTGTGGCCACATTTTTATGCCATTGATAAACTAGCAAAACTTATTGGTGTTCTTTGGATACTGTGCAATCACCTAGCTACCTGGTTTGCCACCTGTCTaagcattttctatttctttaaaatagccaatttttcccacccctgctttgCCTGGCTGAGGTGGAGAATTGGCAAAATGCTACTTGTGCTTTTACTGGGGTCTTTGTTCTTCCTGTCTTTGAAACTTGTGTTAATAGTCTCATTCAATGGTTTCTGGATTAAGGTCTATAATATACATGAAAGAAACTCAACATGGTCTCCAGGTGTAAGTGAAACTCTGTATCTTAACAGTTTGATTGTTTCTAATATTATCTATTTAATTCCCTTTCTTCTGTCCCTGAGTTCACTGCTCCTTTTATCTCTTTCCTTGATGAGACATACCAGGAATGTGCGGATGAACTCCAGCTCTAGCGACTTCCGCACAGAAGCCCATAAAAAGGCCATGAAAATAGTGttatctttcctcctcctcttcatacttcatttttcttcctttgtattaACAGGTTGGTGTTTCCTTATAGTGCAGAAGGAGCAGGCCAATCTGGCTGTGATGTTAACATGGAGTATTTTCCCTTCGGGCCACTCATTTATCCTCATTTTGGGAAACAGCAAGCTGAGGCAAACTGCGTTGGGACTATTGTGGCATCTTAACTGCCACCTGAAAAAGGGTGGAACTTAG
- the SMIM10L1 gene encoding small integral membrane protein 10-like protein 1 produces MAMATVAAPSAWALGVSSPAAAPSSYGVFCKGLSRTLLAFFELAWQLRSNFPYFYVAGSVILNIRLQVHF; encoded by the coding sequence atggccatggccaccgTGGCGGCTCCGTCTGCCTGGGCCCTCGGGGTCTCGAGCCCGGCCGCCGCCCCCAGCTCCTACGGGGTGTTCTGCAAAGGGCTCTCCCGCACGCTGCTCGCCTTCTTCGAGCTGGCCTGGCAGCTGCGCTCGAATTTCCCGTACTTCTACGTCGCGGGCTCCGTCATCCTCAACATCCGCTTGCAGGTACATTTCTAG
- the LOC132227293 gene encoding LOW QUALITY PROTEIN: putative taste receptor type 2 member 33 (The sequence of the model RefSeq protein was modified relative to this genomic sequence to represent the inferred CDS: inserted 1 base in 1 codon): MALLPAILSSLFTIQFVLGYFANGFIALVNCIDWIKGQKISCADGILTALAVSRIALLCVLVINWYATVFNLAFYSLEVRHIVHIFHVVSHHFSLWLATSLSIFYLLKIANFSSLFFLHLKWRAKRVVLMILLGTLVLLVCHLIVLSMDEKMQVNESKGNITWETNLGDIMHLSSHSLFMLANFIPFTVSLTAVLLLIFSMWKHLKNMQLSGKGTQDPSTEVHLRAMQTVISFLLTFVIYLFAQIISLWNSSTQRNNSLRMLCKVLGILYPSSHSFILIWGNKKLRQAFLSFLWQLRCWLRKGKXSGTLCLLAENKLMESITFVLPTTFLNVYRIG; encoded by the exons ATGGCTTTACTACCAGCCATTCTTTCCAGCCTATTCACAATACAATTTGTTTTAGGATATTTTGCCAATGGCTTCATAGCACTGGTGAACTGCATTGACTGGATCAAAGGACAAAAGATCTCCTGCGCTGATGGAATTCTCACTGCTCTGGCAGTTTCCAGAATTGCTTTGCTCTGTGTATTAGTAATAAATTGGTATGCAACTGTATTTAATCTAGCATTCTATAGTTTAGAAGTAAGacatattgttcatatttttcatgtAGTAAGCCACCATTTTAGCCTGTGGCTTGCTACTAGCCTTAGCATATTTTATTTGCTCAAGATAGCAAATTTCTCCAGCCTATTTTTTCTTCACCTAAAATGGAGAGCTAAAAGAGTGGTTCTCATGATACTGTTGGGGACTTTGGTCCTCTTGGTTTGTCATCTTATAGTGCTAAGCATGGATGAAAAAATGCAGGTGAATGAATCTAAAGGAAACATCACTTGGGAGACTAACTTGGGAGACATTATGCACCTTTCAAGCCATTCTTTATTCATGCTTGCAAACTTCATACCCTTTACTGTGTCCCTGACAGCTGTTCTGCTGTTAATCTTTTCCATGTGGAAACATCTGAAGAACATGCAGCTCAGTGGCAAAGGAACTCAAGATCCCAGCACCGAGGTCCACTTAAGAGCCATGCAAACTGTGATCTCCTTTCTCTTGACATTTGTCATTTACCTCTTCGCTCAAATCATCTCACTTTGGAATTCGAGTACTCAGCGGAACAATTCGCTTCGCATGCTTTGCAAGGTTCTTGGAATCCTGTATCCGTCAAGCCACTCATTTATTCTGATTTGGGGGAATAAGAAGCTGAGACAGGCCTTTCTGTCATTTCTGTGGCAGTTGAGGTGCTGGTTGAGGAAAGGGA TAAGTGGCACCTTGTGTCTTCTggcagaaaacaaactgatggaGTCCATAACATTTGTACTTCCTACTACATTTCTTAATGTGTATAGAATTGGGTAA
- the TAS2R42 gene encoding LOW QUALITY PROTEIN: taste receptor type 2 member 42 (The sequence of the model RefSeq protein was modified relative to this genomic sequence to represent the inferred CDS: inserted 1 base in 1 codon), translating into MLTGLEMIFLILSIAVFIIGMLGNVFIGLVNCSEWVKNQNISLADFIFTCLAISRISQLLVLLFESLTLGLFLHVFSTYKLAKPITLLWRITNHLTTWLATCLSIFYLLKIAHFSHSLFLWLKWRMKSVILVIFVFSFIFLIFDFLLLESFNDLFLKVYIYDNSNLTLYIEESKTLYFETLILLSLTCLLPIVLSLTSLLLLFLSLVRHIRNLQLSSMGSRDSSTEAHKRAIKMVMSFLFLFIFHFFSTQVVNWIFLMFPDYMISKFTTLLVYVFPSSHSLLLILGNSKLRQTALKILWHLXKLLEKRKSVTPLQTDFPESFQR; encoded by the exons aTGCTCACTGGATTGGAAATGATCTTTCTGATACTGTCAATAGCAGTATTCATAATTGGAATGTTGGGGAATGTGTTCATTGGACTGGTAAACTGCTCTGAATGGGTCAAGAACCAAAACATCTCTTTAGCTGACTTCATCTTTACCTGCTTGGCTATCTCCAGAATTAGTCAGTTGTTGGTATTACTTTTTGAATCACTTACATTGGGActatttttacatgtattttccaCTTATAAACTAGCAAAACCTATTACTTTACTTTGGAGAATAACTAATCACTTGACTACCTGGCTTGCTACTTGCCTAAGCATTTTCTACCTCCTTAAGATAGCTCACTTCTCCCACTCTCTTTTCCTCTGGCTGAAGTGGAGAATGAAGAGTGTGATTCTTgtgatatttgtattttcttttatctttctgatTTTTGACTTTCTATTGTTAGAAAGCTTTAACGATTTATTCTTGAAGGTCTATATATATGATAATAGTAATCTGACTTTATATATAGAAGAAAGTAAGACTCTCTATTTTGAAACCCTGATCCTTCTTAGCTTGACCTGTTTGCTTCCTATTGTTCTGTCCCTGACCTCATTGCTCCTTTTATTTCTGTCTCTGGTAAGACATATCAGAAATTTGCAGCTCAGCTCCATGGGCTCAAGGGACTCCAGCACAGAGGCCCATAAAAGGGCCATAAAAATGGTGatgtcttttctcttcctcttcatatttcattttttttccacacAAGTGGTAAATTGGATATTTCTTATGTTTCCAGATTACATGATTTCAAAATTTACCACGTTATTAGTCTATGTCTTTCCCTCGAGTCACTCACTTCTTTTGATTCTGGGAAACAGCAAGCTAAGACAGACAGCCTTGAAGATACTATGGCATC AAAAGCTCCTTGAAAAGAGAAAATCTGTTACACCTTTACAGACAGATTTCCCAGAGTCTTTTCAAAGATAA